The following proteins are encoded in a genomic region of Arachis stenosperma cultivar V10309 chromosome 4, arast.V10309.gnm1.PFL2, whole genome shotgun sequence:
- the LOC130975386 gene encoding uncharacterized protein LOC130975386, translating into MSPYQLAYGKACHLTVELEHKTYWTIRYLNLDSEAAGIKRMLQLNELDEFRYSAYENAKLYKERTKLLHDKKIAIRVFEPGQRVLLYNSRLKLFPGKLKSRWSGPFVVTRASPYGHVEIQEENADRKFTVNG; encoded by the coding sequence ATGTCCCCTTATCAGCTGGcctatggaaaagcctgtcacttgacAGTTGAGCTGGAGCATAAAACTTACTGGACAATCAGGTATCTGAATCTTGATTCAGAAGCTGCAGGAATTAAGAGAATGCTGCAGCTGAATGAGCTTGATGAATTCAGATATTCAGCCTATGAGAATGCCAAGCTCTATAAGGAGAGAACCAAGCTATTGCATGACAAGAAGATTGCcatcagagtctttgagccaggacagagaGTGCTTCTgtataattcaaggctcaaactCTTTCCTGGGAAGCTGAAATCCCGGTGGTCAGGACCGTTTGTGGTTACCAGAGCTTCACCATATGGTCATGTGGAAATACAGGAAGAGAATGCTGACAGGAAATTTACAGTAAATGGCTAG